TTCCTCGTGTTCGCCGACGCCGTTATGGCGTGCATCGCCTGGCTTTCCGCTTACGCTATGCGGGAATATTTCGTTACTCAATTGACGATCCTGCCCGAAGAGTTGCGCAAGCATCTTAATCCTTTTTCCAATTATCTGATCGCTATGCCCATCATCGTCTGCACGTGGATCGTCATCTGCGCTTCGCTGGATTTGTACCGGCGGCAATTTTTGCGTACGGCGCTGGACGAACTGACGGCCATTGTGAAGATGGTTTTTCTCTTTCTCATTACGTCTATGGCGGTCGCTTTCTTGTTGAAAGACCTCGATCCCGGACGCTCGGTGCTTATTCTATCCGCCATGCTGGCGTTCGTCTTTATGGTTACCTCCCGCCTCTTCTGGTCGCGGATGGAGAAAACGCTTTATAAGGAAGGCATCGGGCGCGTACGAGCCATCATCGTCGGCGCCACCAAACAGGCGCGGGAAGTGATCGAACGTCTGCGCGATCAGCCCGAACGGGAGTATGAAATTCTTGGCATCCTGGACGATAAGCATACTCCTGAGGAAACAGTGTACGGCAAGCCGATTCTCGGTCCCGTGAGGGAACTTCCGGAGTGGGCGAAAAACCTGGCCGTCGACGAAATCTTTTTCGCCGATCCTAAAATGACGAAGCCGAATATGCTCGACCTCGTGGTGGCATGCGGCGAAAGGACGGCCGTCAAGCAATACAACATCCTGACGGATATGTTCGGCGTAATTACGGATCAGGCTCTCTTCAATTATAAGGAAGACATCCCCTTCAAGGTTCTTCGGCAGGGCAAGATGACTCCCTTCGAACAGAGTATGAAGCGGATAATGGATATTGTCATCGCGGGAACCATGCTGTTGCTTACGCTGCCGTTTTTCCCAATTATATGCCTGCTGATTCGTTTGAATTCTCCCGGATCCGCCATTTTTTGCCATAAACGGATCGGCAAAGACGGCATTCCGTTCATCATGTACAAATTCCGCACCATGTATCGCGATGTCAACGAATACGAGGAAGCGCCCATCAAAAAGGACGATCCCCGGGTTCTTCCCTTCGGCCGTTGGCTGCGGCGCACCAGTCTGGACGAATTGCCCCAGCTTTGGAACGTTCT
This genomic interval from Candidatus Omnitrophota bacterium contains the following:
- a CDS encoding exopolysaccharide biosynthesis polyprenyl glycosylphosphotransferase, whose amino-acid sequence is MKTKSAVNAQGMERSRLLGVDIDSLTGEEFLRRIDNFVRSGEPHQVSYLNADCLNQCWSNRAYRDTVAGADLVYADGMGVVWASRLFGHPLPERLNANDMLPEFCRRAEEKGWSIFLLGGEDGVAERAARDLQTRYPKLKIAGCHHGFFTEQEDAEVVENIRKSRPDILIVGMGAPKQELWIRRRLKELNAPVAWGVGGLLDYSAKGLRRAPVWMRKSGLEWLWRLFLEPRRLWKRYLLGNILFTFRVGFLVFADAVMACIAWLSAYAMREYFVTQLTILPEELRKHLNPFSNYLIAMPIIVCTWIVICASLDLYRRQFLRTALDELTAIVKMVFLFLITSMAVAFLLKDLDPGRSVLILSAMLAFVFMVTSRLFWSRMEKTLYKEGIGRVRAIIVGATKQAREVIERLRDQPEREYEILGILDDKHTPEETVYGKPILGPVRELPEWAKNLAVDEIFFADPKMTKPNMLDLVVACGERTAVKQYNILTDMFGVITDQALFNYKEDIPFKVLRQGKMTPFEQSMKRIMDIVIAGTMLLLTLPFFPIICLLIRLNSPGSAIFCHKRIGKDGIPFIMYKFRTMYRDVNEYEEAPIKKDDPRVLPFGRWLRRTSLDELPQLWNVLKGEMSMVGPRPEMSFIVESYQPWQRRRLSVLPGITGIWQISGRKDLPLHSNLEYDFYYIQNQSILLDLIILLKTFPVVFFGKGAY